From Microbacterium sp. 10M-3C3:
CCGGAAAGCTCGCGCAGGAGCGCGCCGTGCGCGCGTCGGGCGTCCCGCACACGATCGCCCGGGTCGGGCAGTTCCACGAGTTCGCGGAGCAGATCGCGGCCCAGACGACGATCGGCCCGGTCACCCTCGCGCCGACGACGCTCACGCGCCCCGTCGCCGCGCGCGAGGTCGGCGAGCACCTCGTCCGGATCGCCGAGGGTGCGCCGGCCGGTCGGGTCGCCGATCTGGTCGGCCCGCGCGACGAGGTGCTCGCCGACATGATCCGACGGATGTACCGGCACGACGGCATCCGGCGTGCGGTGGTCCAGGTGCGGTTCCCGGGTGCCTACGGCCGGGGTCTCGCCTCCGGCGAGCTGCGTGGCGACGTGTCGCGGACCACGGCGACGACGACCTTCGAGCAGTGGCTCGCCGCCGACCACGTCCGCTCGTCCCACCGATGACTCGTCGCCGAGCAGACGGACGGTGGGCGTGCACTTTCCTGATCGATGATCGAGGTGTCGAAAACGCGCTTGTCCGTTCGCTGTGGGGGTGAAACGGTTCCATTGACGAAAGGACACGACCGTGAAGTACGTCATCATGTTCACCTTCGACCCCGAGCTCGACGCGCAGGTACCGGAGGAGCGGATGCAGGAGCTCTACGGGCGCGCGTACCAGTGGTACGGGGATAACGCGGCGCAGATCGCCGACGGGGGAGCGCAACTGCAGCCCGTCGAGACGGCCACCACGGTGAAGTACGGCGAGAGCGGCACGGTCGTGGCCGACGGGCCGTTCTCGGAGGCCAAGGAGGTCGTCGGCGGCTTCAGCATCATCGATGTGCCCGACATGGACGCGGCGATCGCGCTGGTCCGCACATGGCCGTACCTCGAACTCCCCGGCTGGGGCGTGGAGATCCGCCCGATCCTGACCGTCTCGGGCGAGTCGGGGGCGTGAGCGGTTCGGATGCCGCGGCCCGCCCCGACGCGGGCACGCGGCCGGGAACCGGCGGCGGGGTCGCGGCATCCGATCTCCTCCTCTCGAAAGTCGTGCGCGAGGAGTCGGGACGGATCGTGGCGGCACTGGCACGGTCCCTCGGCAGTCTGGACGTCGCCGAAGAGGCGGTGGCCGACGCCGTCGAGGAGGCACTCCGCGCATGGCGGAAGGGCGGAATCCCGCCCAACCCCGGCGCCTGGCTCACGCAGGCCGCCCGCCACGATGCGCTCGATCGCCTGCGCCGCGAGAAGAGGTACCGCGAGAAGCTGGCGGGCATGGTGCCCGGCAGCGACGCGACGTCCGCGGCGGCCGGAGACCACGGGTCCGCTTCGTCCGGCGACGCTGATGACCGGCTTCCGCTGCTGTTCGGGTGCTGCCACCCCGCACTGGCGCCGGAGGCGCAGCTCGCGCTCACGTTGCGAGCTGTGTGCGGCCTCACCACGGCGCAGATCGCGCGCGCCACGTTCAGCACCGAGTCGGCCACGGCGCAGCGGATCGTGCGCGCCAAGCGGAAGATCGGCGCGACCGGCATCCCCCTCCGGATCCCGGACGGGATCGACCGGGCGGGACGACTCGATATCGTCCTGACGATCGTCTCGGTCATGTACACCGAGGCGCACTTCGTCCCCGGCGGCGACGCCGCTGCGGACCGCGATCTCGCCGACGACGCGATCTGGCTCGCAGGTGTCATCGCGGCCGCGCTGCCGCGTGAACCTGAGGCCCACGGACTGCTCGCGCTGCTGCTGTTCCACCGGGCGCGCGAGTCGGCGCGGTCCGCGGGCGGCGACCTCGTCCTGCTCGTCGACCAGGACCGCTCCCGATGGGACGCTGGGCTCATTTCTCGGGCACGTGTGGAGCTGGAGCGAGCCGCGCGGCTGCGCCGCCCCGGCCGGTGGCAGCTGCAGGCGGCCATCGCCGCATGCCACGCGGATGCAGAGACCGCGGCCGCGACCGACTGGCCGCAGGTGCTCGTCCTGTACGACATGCTGCTCGGCTACGACGCGTCCCCTGTGGTGCGACTCAATCGCGCCGTCGCCTTGGATCGGGTCGGTGCGCCCGTCGCAGCGCTCGCCGAGGTGGACGCCCTGGCGGCCCGGCTCTCCGGGTCGCACCTCTGGCATGCCGTGCGGGCGCATCTGCTGCGCCGGCTCGGACACGACGATGAAGCGCTCGCCGCGGAGGTGCGCGCGGTGGAGCTGACAGCGAACCTCGCCGAGCGTCGACTCCTCGCCGCCCGCACCGGTCGGTGACGTTCGGCGTACGCGGCGTTCGCCGCCGTCAGCCGTCACAGTGACGCCCACTGTCGCGCGCAGATTGCTTCATCATCGGACCCGCACAGGCCGGTCGAGACCTCGACACCGCCCTCTCGCCAGGCAAAGGCAAAACCCCCGCGATGTAGAAGCTACGCGAGGGTTTCTGGGGTGATTGTAACGATCACCCTTGTGGCTCCGACCGGCATCGATCCGGTGACCTTTCGATTTTCAGTCGAACGCTCTACCAACTGAGCTACAGAGCCGCGCAGCATCCGTATCGCGAAGCGACGCGATGCCACGTCCTAGACGAAAGGCCTCCTCGAAAGAAGGCCCGTCGCTCGGAGCGACCCTGACGGGACTTGAACCCGCGACCTCCGCCGTGACAGGGCGGCACGCTAACCAACTGCGCTACAGGGCCATGCTTTTTGAATTGTGTGTCGGTGGAAGTGACCCCAACGGGATTCGAACCCGTGCTACCGCCGTGAAAGGGCGGCGTCCTAGGCCGCTAAACGATGGGGCCGGATGAGCCCCTTCGCCACGCGGCTCGGCGCTCACTTGCCGACGCCCAAGCATACGCAATCCCCGACGGATCCGCCAATCGAGGGCGCGCCTGCCCGCCACCGGGGTGTTCGCCGCTCAGCATGGACGACGGCTCCCTGCGCACAGGGGCTGTTGCTTCTGTGACTGGTGTTGTTACTGTGGATCGAGTTTCTGCCGTGAAGCGAAGGGTGCACGCGTGACGCTGGAACGACTGGACGAGGAGTGCGATTGCGCACCCAGTCCCCGTGAGCGTCGCGCGCTGTGGCCCTCGATGGACCGCCGCAGCGCGCTCGCCCTCGGCGCGATCGGCGCCGTCTCGCTCGGCGTCATCGGCGCGGCCGGCGGCCCGATCCTCTCGCCCGCCCGCGCGATCGAGGGCTACCCCTCGTGGCAGGACGTGCAGAACGCGCGGGCGAACGAGGCCGCGAAGGCCGCCGAGATCACGCGCATCCAGGGCCTCATCCAGGCCCTGGCGGCCGACGTGCAGCGCACGCAGGCCGAGGTCGTGGCGCGTTCGAACGAGTACTACAACGCCCAGCAGGCCTTCCTCGAGGCCGCGTACGAAGCCGACCAGCTGCAGGCCCAGGCCGACGCGAAGCAGGCCGAGGCGGCGGATGCGGCGCAGAAAGCCGGCCGGATCGCGGCGCAGCTGTACCGGAGCGGCGGTGACGACACTCCGCTCGAACTGTTCTTCGCGGGGTCCGCCGCATCCGCCGACGACCTGCTGGCCAAGCTCGGCACGATGGACAAGGTCATCGAGCGCAACCGAACCGTGTACGACCAGGCCGTGCAGGCCCGCAACTCGGCGCAGAGTCTCAGCGATCAGGCCGCCGTCAAGCGCGCCGAGCGCGACCGTCTGCAGCAGGAGGCCGAGGCCAAGCTCGCCGCGGCTCAGGCGGCGGCGCAGGCGGCGCAGGACGCGCTCACCGCGCAGCAGGCGAACCAGGTGACGCTCGAGGCTCAGCTCGCCGCCCTCAAGGACACCACCGCCAAGACGGTCGCCGACTACCAGGCGGGCGTCGAGGAGGAGCGGCGCCGCCGCGAGGAGCGCGAGCGTCGCGAGCGCGAAGAGGCCGATCGCCGTGCCCGTGAGGCCGCTGCGGCGGCTGCGGCGGCGGCCGCTGCCAACCAGGGCGGTGGCGGTGGCGGCGGTGGCGGTGGCGGTGGCGGCGGTGGCGGCGGCTCCGGGTGGGTGCGCCCCTCCTACGCGGGCGTGAGCTCGTGGTACGGCCCGCGGTCGAGCCAGTGCACGCCGAGCTACTGCGCGAGCAGCTTCCACCTGGGCATCGACTTCGGTGCCGGATGCGGCGCCGGCAATTACGCCGCAGCCGCGGGCACCGTCACCTACGCCGGCTGGAATGGCGGCTACGGCAACTACGTGCGCATCGACCACGGCGGCGGCATCGCGACCGGCTACGCCCACAACAGCCGGGTCGTCGTCAGCGTCGGCCAGCGAGTCGGCGCGGGGCAGCAGGTGGGTGTCGTGGGTCTCACCGGCAACGTGTTCGGCTGCCACCTGCACTTCGAGGTGTACCAGAACGGCAAGACCGTCGACCCGGCGCCGTTCCTGCGCGCGCGCGGCGTCGGCGTCTGAGTCGCGCCTCACGCAACGACGAAGCCCGGCCCTCGCGGGAGCCGGGCTTCGCTGCATCCGGTGTCAGAGCGTGTTGGGCGCTTCGCCCTCACCCTGCGTCTTGGTCTGGCCCTCGTGCTCGTCGAAGCGCTCGAACGCCTCGCCGACCAGGCGCTCCGCCTCGGCGGCGCCGGCCCACTCGTCCACCTTGACCCACTTGCCGGGCTCGAGGTCCTTGTAGTGCTCGAAGAAGTGCGCGATCTCCTTCTTGGTCCACTCGTCGATGTCGTCGACGTCCTGGATGTGGTCCCAGCGCGGGTCCTTCGCGAGCACCGCGACGAC
This genomic window contains:
- a CDS encoding NAD(P)H-binding protein; translation: MRIAIAGGSGTVGRHVVAAARRRGHEPVVLSRGNGVDVVQGRGIDAAIAGADAVIDVVNATTLSTRRAVAFFETASRNLLDAEARAGTPHHVALSIVGIDDIDTSYYAGKLAQERAVRASGVPHTIARVGQFHEFAEQIAAQTTIGPVTLAPTTLTRPVAAREVGEHLVRIAEGAPAGRVADLVGPRDEVLADMIRRMYRHDGIRRAVVQVRFPGAYGRGLASGELRGDVSRTTATTTFEQWLAADHVRSSHR
- a CDS encoding YciI family protein; translation: MKYVIMFTFDPELDAQVPEERMQELYGRAYQWYGDNAAQIADGGAQLQPVETATTVKYGESGTVVADGPFSEAKEVVGGFSIIDVPDMDAAIALVRTWPYLELPGWGVEIRPILTVSGESGA
- a CDS encoding DUF6596 domain-containing protein; this translates as MSGSDAAARPDAGTRPGTGGGVAASDLLLSKVVREESGRIVAALARSLGSLDVAEEAVADAVEEALRAWRKGGIPPNPGAWLTQAARHDALDRLRREKRYREKLAGMVPGSDATSAAAGDHGSASSGDADDRLPLLFGCCHPALAPEAQLALTLRAVCGLTTAQIARATFSTESATAQRIVRAKRKIGATGIPLRIPDGIDRAGRLDIVLTIVSVMYTEAHFVPGGDAAADRDLADDAIWLAGVIAAALPREPEAHGLLALLLFHRARESARSAGGDLVLLVDQDRSRWDAGLISRARVELERAARLRRPGRWQLQAAIAACHADAETAAATDWPQVLVLYDMLLGYDASPVVRLNRAVALDRVGAPVAALAEVDALAARLSGSHLWHAVRAHLLRRLGHDDEALAAEVRAVELTANLAERRLLAARTGR
- a CDS encoding M23 family metallopeptidase translates to MTLERLDEECDCAPSPRERRALWPSMDRRSALALGAIGAVSLGVIGAAGGPILSPARAIEGYPSWQDVQNARANEAAKAAEITRIQGLIQALAADVQRTQAEVVARSNEYYNAQQAFLEAAYEADQLQAQADAKQAEAADAAQKAGRIAAQLYRSGGDDTPLELFFAGSAASADDLLAKLGTMDKVIERNRTVYDQAVQARNSAQSLSDQAAVKRAERDRLQQEAEAKLAAAQAAAQAAQDALTAQQANQVTLEAQLAALKDTTAKTVADYQAGVEEERRRREERERREREEADRRAREAAAAAAAAAAANQGGGGGGGGGGGGGGGGGSGWVRPSYAGVSSWYGPRSSQCTPSYCASSFHLGIDFGAGCGAGNYAAAAGTVTYAGWNGGYGNYVRIDHGGGIATGYAHNSRVVVSVGQRVGAGQQVGVVGLTGNVFGCHLHFEVYQNGKTVDPAPFLRARGVGV